A genome region from Micromonospora peucetia includes the following:
- the ybaK gene encoding Cys-tRNA(Pro) deacylase — protein sequence MAGQGTPATALLTKRKIAHSTHPYEVSPDVPNYGALVAAALGVPPERVFKSLVAEVDGALTVAVVPVTGELDLKALAAAVGGKRAAMADRAVAERATGYVRGGISPLGQRRRLPTVLDSSALDHPTVYVSAGRRGLQLQLAPQDLVALTGAATAPLSAR from the coding sequence ATGGCGGGACAGGGCACTCCGGCGACCGCGCTGCTGACGAAGCGGAAGATCGCCCACAGCACCCATCCGTACGAGGTCTCCCCGGACGTGCCGAACTACGGCGCGCTGGTCGCGGCGGCACTGGGGGTGCCGCCGGAGCGGGTGTTCAAGTCGCTGGTCGCCGAGGTCGACGGCGCGCTGACCGTGGCGGTCGTGCCGGTCACCGGCGAGTTGGACCTCAAGGCGCTCGCCGCGGCGGTCGGCGGCAAGCGGGCCGCCATGGCCGACCGGGCGGTGGCCGAGCGGGCCACCGGCTACGTGCGCGGCGGGATCAGCCCGCTCGGCCAGCGTCGGCGGCTGCCCACGGTGCTCGACTCGTCGGCGCTCGACCATCCCACCGTCTACGTCTCGGCGGGCCGGCGCGGCCTCCAACTCCAGCTCGCCCCGCAGGACCTGGTCGCCCTCACCGGGGCGGCCACGGCCCCGCTGTCCGCCCGCTGA
- the groES gene encoding co-chaperone GroES, with product MPVTTATKVAIKPLEDRIVVQANEAETTTASGIVIPDTAKEKPQEGTVLAVGPGRIDDKGNRVPVDVSVGDTVLYSKYGGTEVKYAGEEYLVLSARDVLAVIEK from the coding sequence ATGCCCGTGACTACCGCGACCAAGGTTGCGATCAAGCCGCTCGAGGACCGCATCGTGGTCCAGGCGAACGAGGCTGAGACCACCACGGCGTCGGGCATCGTGATCCCCGACACCGCCAAGGAGAAGCCGCAGGAGGGCACTGTCCTCGCTGTCGGCCCGGGCCGGATCGACGACAAGGGCAACCGGGTTCCGGTTGACGTCTCCGTCGGCGACACCGTCCTCTACTCGAAGTACGGCGGCACCGAGGTCAAGTACGCCGGCGAGGAGTACCTGGTGCTCTCCGCCCGCGACGTCCTCGCGGTCATCGAGAAGTAA
- a CDS encoding THUMP-like domain-containing protein, producing MDLDQFAALRTPEGSAALDAATRVAGGDPLTAAAALRSAGLPAGLAAAALTQAELRRRAVGKFGPAAAGMFLTRAGLEQATRGVVAARRAERLRAAGVHALADLGCGLGADALAAARAGLRVYGVEADPVTAAMAAANAEAAGLAERFTVECGDATAFDVRRVDGVFCDPARRKAGTGRRIFDPNAYSPPWDFVVGLAERVPHTVVKVAPGIDHALIPAGAEAEWVSVDGDLVEAAMWCGRLAETPRRATLLRGREGRSLDASGRGRVPCHQLTGAGDAEAAVGPARRFLYDPDPAVVRAHLVAELADILGATLADPSIAYLYADSPTPTPFARCLEVTDVLPFSLKRLRALLRERRVGRVEILKRGSALEPEKLRRDLRLAGDEGASLVLTRVAGAPTVLVCRPLG from the coding sequence GTGGATCTCGATCAGTTCGCCGCCCTGCGTACGCCCGAGGGGTCGGCCGCGCTCGACGCGGCCACGCGGGTGGCCGGCGGTGATCCGCTGACCGCGGCGGCCGCGCTCCGCTCAGCCGGACTGCCGGCCGGCCTGGCCGCCGCCGCGCTCACCCAGGCCGAGCTAAGACGCCGGGCGGTCGGCAAGTTCGGGCCGGCGGCGGCGGGGATGTTCCTCACCCGGGCCGGGCTGGAACAGGCCACCCGGGGCGTGGTCGCGGCGCGGCGGGCCGAGCGGCTGCGGGCGGCCGGGGTGCACGCCCTCGCCGACCTCGGCTGCGGCCTCGGCGCGGACGCGCTCGCCGCCGCCCGCGCCGGCCTCCGGGTGTACGGCGTGGAAGCCGACCCGGTGACCGCCGCGATGGCCGCCGCGAACGCCGAGGCGGCCGGGCTGGCCGAGAGGTTCACCGTGGAGTGCGGCGACGCCACGGCATTCGACGTACGCCGGGTCGACGGGGTGTTCTGCGACCCGGCACGCCGGAAGGCGGGCACCGGGCGGCGGATCTTCGACCCGAACGCCTACTCCCCACCCTGGGACTTCGTGGTCGGGCTGGCCGAACGGGTGCCGCACACCGTGGTGAAGGTGGCGCCCGGCATCGACCACGCGCTGATTCCCGCAGGTGCCGAGGCGGAGTGGGTGAGCGTCGACGGCGACCTCGTCGAGGCGGCCATGTGGTGCGGCCGGCTCGCCGAGACCCCCCGCCGAGCCACCCTGCTGCGCGGTAGGGAAGGGCGCTCTCTCGACGCCTCCGGCAGAGGAAGGGTCCCCTGCCATCAGTTGACGGGTGCCGGCGACGCCGAGGCGGCCGTCGGCCCGGCACGCCGCTTCCTGTACGACCCGGACCCGGCGGTGGTCCGCGCGCACCTGGTCGCGGAGCTGGCCGACATCCTGGGCGCCACGCTGGCCGACCCGAGCATCGCCTACCTCTACGCGGACTCGCCGACGCCGACGCCGTTCGCCCGCTGCCTGGAGGTCACCGACGTGCTGCCGTTCTCGCTCAAGCGGCTGCGCGCGCTGCTGCGCGAGCGCCGGGTCGGGCGGGTGGAGATCCTCAAGCGCGGGTCCGCGCTGGAGCCGGAGAAGCTGCGGCGGGACCTGAGGCTGGCCGGCGACGAGGGGGCCAGCCTGGTGCTGACCCGGGTCGCCGGGGCACCGACTGTGCTGGTCTGCCGGCCGCTCGGGTAG
- a CDS encoding helix-turn-helix transcriptional regulator, which produces MRTVLVCVRTPLAAQHLASAAARLGLSAVVRTAVSDPEVMLRLAERPADVVLADTALTRPDSAGFVRRVLARAPQASVLLLGTEESEAAAATISAGARGLIQGVDQDLTSAVAKALLLLSAPGRAARRRITDPARDTAAVGGPARNTTPAGRPPAEPGANWSATTPDGPGGAPTVVPSQRGDDPAEPADEPAETAPPGRRGGSAGRGGRSQIGLTERELQVLLGMAEGKSNAEIGRELFVSEDTVKTHARRLFRKLGARDRAHAVAAGFRAGLVA; this is translated from the coding sequence GTGCGTACGGTTCTCGTGTGCGTTCGGACACCGCTCGCGGCGCAGCATCTGGCGTCCGCGGCGGCACGGCTCGGGTTGTCGGCCGTGGTGCGGACGGCTGTCTCCGACCCCGAGGTCATGTTGCGACTGGCCGAGCGCCCGGCCGACGTGGTGCTCGCGGACACGGCCCTCACCCGGCCCGACAGCGCGGGTTTCGTCCGCCGGGTGCTCGCCCGCGCGCCGCAGGCCTCCGTGCTGCTGCTCGGCACCGAGGAGTCGGAAGCGGCCGCCGCCACCATCAGCGCCGGTGCCCGGGGCCTCATCCAGGGTGTCGACCAGGACCTGACCAGCGCGGTGGCCAAGGCCCTGCTGCTGCTCTCCGCGCCCGGCCGGGCGGCGCGGCGCCGGATCACCGACCCCGCCCGGGACACGGCGGCGGTCGGCGGCCCTGCCCGCAACACCACCCCGGCCGGCCGGCCGCCGGCCGAGCCTGGTGCCAACTGGTCGGCGACGACCCCCGACGGACCGGGCGGCGCCCCGACGGTCGTGCCGTCGCAACGCGGTGACGACCCGGCAGAGCCTGCCGACGAGCCGGCGGAGACCGCGCCGCCGGGACGGCGGGGCGGGTCCGCCGGGCGCGGCGGCCGGTCCCAGATCGGACTGACCGAACGCGAGCTCCAGGTGCTGCTGGGCATGGCGGAGGGCAAGAGCAACGCCGAGATCGGCCGGGAGTTGTTCGTCTCGGAGGACACGGTGAAGACCCACGCCCGGCGGCTGTTCCGCAAGCTCGGCGCCCGGGACCGCGCGCACGCCGTGGCGGCCGGCTTCCGGGCCGGCCTGGTGGCCTGA
- a CDS encoding sugar ABC transporter substrate-binding protein, producing MRKGFLTFAAVGLLATGSMAACGDESGSGDQAGGSDKAPKIGVILPDSKSSARWEGADRKFLEEAFKAAGVQYDIQNALGDKSAFQTIADQMITNGVTALMIVNLDSGTGKAVLDKAKSQGVATIDYDRLTLGGSATYYVSFDNEAVGKLQGEGLSKCLTDKGVKSPVVAYLNGSPTDNNATLFKNGYDSVLKPKFDSKEYAKGPDQNVPEWDNAQAATIFEQMLTQTGGKIDGVLSANDGLGNAAISVLKKNKLNGKVPVTGQDATPQGLQNILAGDQCMTVYKAIREEAKAASDLAIAVAKGEKKETPQTVKDPEGGRDVPAVLLTPKPIYKENVKDVIADGFVTKDEVCGGAYAKLCADAGIS from the coding sequence ATGCGCAAGGGCTTCCTCACCTTCGCCGCCGTGGGCCTGCTCGCCACCGGCAGCATGGCCGCCTGCGGCGACGAGTCCGGCAGCGGTGACCAGGCCGGCGGCAGCGACAAGGCCCCGAAGATCGGCGTGATCCTGCCGGACAGCAAGTCCTCCGCCCGCTGGGAGGGCGCGGACCGCAAGTTCCTGGAGGAGGCGTTCAAGGCTGCCGGCGTCCAGTACGACATCCAGAACGCCCTGGGCGACAAGAGCGCGTTCCAGACCATCGCCGACCAGATGATCACCAACGGCGTGACCGCCCTGATGATCGTGAACCTGGACTCCGGCACCGGCAAGGCCGTGCTCGACAAGGCCAAGTCGCAGGGCGTGGCGACCATCGACTACGACCGGCTCACGCTGGGTGGCTCGGCCACCTACTACGTCAGCTTCGACAACGAGGCCGTCGGCAAGCTCCAGGGCGAGGGCCTGAGCAAGTGCCTGACCGACAAGGGCGTCAAGAGCCCGGTCGTGGCGTACCTCAACGGCTCCCCGACCGACAACAACGCCACCCTGTTCAAGAACGGGTACGACTCGGTGCTCAAGCCGAAGTTCGACTCGAAGGAGTACGCCAAGGGCCCGGACCAGAACGTTCCGGAGTGGGACAACGCCCAGGCCGCCACCATCTTCGAGCAGATGCTGACCCAGACCGGCGGCAAGATCGACGGCGTGCTCTCCGCCAACGACGGTCTCGGCAACGCGGCCATCTCGGTGCTGAAGAAGAACAAGCTCAACGGCAAGGTCCCGGTGACCGGCCAGGACGCCACCCCGCAGGGCCTGCAGAACATCCTCGCCGGCGACCAGTGCATGACCGTCTACAAGGCGATCCGGGAGGAGGCGAAGGCCGCCTCGGACCTGGCCATCGCGGTGGCGAAGGGTGAGAAGAAGGAGACCCCTCAGACGGTCAAGGACCCGGAGGGTGGCCGGGACGTCCCGGCGGTGCTGCTGACCCCGAAGCCGATCTACAAGGAGAACGTCAAGGACGTCATCGCCGACGGCTTCGTCACCAAGGACGAGGTCTGCGGCGGGGCGTACGCCAAGCTCTGCGCCGACGCCGGCATCAGCTGA
- a CDS encoding ATP-binding cassette domain-containing protein, whose protein sequence is MSATPLLELRGIDKSFGPVQVLRDVAFAAHPGEVTALVGDNGAGKSTLVKCISGIYPTDAGEFLFDGRPVNINSPRDAAALGIEVVYQDLALCDNLDIVQNMFLGREKHSGIVLDEPTMEQMAADTLAGLSVRTVKSLRQHVSSLSGGQRQTVAIAKAVLWNSRLVILDEPTAALGVAQTAQVLELVRRLADNGLAVVLISHNMNDVFAVSDRIAALYLGQMVAQVKTTDITHSQVVELITAGRSGGLGLAAEPANGGNGHGAEPADSNPGGVR, encoded by the coding sequence GTGTCCGCAACCCCCCTGCTGGAACTACGCGGGATCGACAAGAGCTTCGGTCCCGTCCAGGTCCTGCGCGACGTCGCGTTCGCCGCCCACCCGGGCGAGGTGACCGCGCTGGTCGGCGACAACGGCGCCGGCAAGTCGACCCTCGTCAAGTGCATCAGTGGCATCTACCCCACCGACGCCGGTGAGTTTCTCTTCGACGGTCGGCCGGTCAACATCAACAGCCCCCGCGACGCCGCCGCGCTCGGCATCGAGGTCGTCTACCAGGACCTCGCGCTCTGCGACAACCTCGACATCGTGCAGAACATGTTCCTCGGCCGGGAGAAGCACAGCGGCATCGTGCTCGACGAGCCGACCATGGAGCAGATGGCCGCCGACACCCTCGCCGGGCTGAGCGTACGCACCGTGAAGTCGCTGCGGCAGCACGTCTCCAGCCTCTCCGGCGGCCAGCGCCAGACCGTGGCGATCGCCAAGGCGGTGCTCTGGAACAGCAGGCTCGTCATCCTCGACGAGCCGACCGCCGCGCTCGGCGTCGCGCAGACCGCCCAGGTGCTCGAACTGGTCCGCCGGCTCGCCGACAACGGCCTGGCCGTCGTGCTCATCTCGCACAACATGAACGACGTCTTCGCCGTCTCCGACCGGATCGCCGCGCTCTACCTCGGCCAGATGGTCGCCCAGGTGAAGACCACCGACATCACCCACTCGCAGGTGGTCGAACTGATCACCGCCGGCCGCTCCGGCGGGCTCGGGCTCGCCGCCGAACCGGCCAACGGCGGCAACGGACACGGCGCGGAGCCGGCCGACAGCAACCCAGGAGGCGTCCGATGA
- a CDS encoding DUF5319 domain-containing protein, translating to MHDEPIDPFNGDPADPAAGLHDPGDDAPLDPLTDVERQDVLEDLADLEIYQALLAPIGVRGLVIECEDCREPHYFDWDLLRGNLRHLLSSGRPRVHEPAYDPDPDHYVTWDYARGYADGVHDTLTEVAGEEPDSES from the coding sequence GTGCACGACGAGCCCATCGACCCCTTCAACGGCGACCCGGCTGATCCGGCCGCCGGCCTGCACGATCCGGGCGACGACGCCCCGCTCGACCCGCTGACGGACGTCGAGCGCCAGGACGTGCTGGAGGATCTCGCCGACCTGGAGATCTACCAGGCGCTGCTGGCGCCGATCGGGGTGCGTGGGCTGGTCATCGAGTGTGAGGACTGCCGGGAGCCGCACTACTTCGACTGGGACCTGCTGCGGGGCAACCTGCGCCACCTGCTCAGCTCGGGGCGTCCCCGGGTGCACGAGCCGGCCTACGACCCCGACCCGGACCACTACGTCACCTGGGACTACGCCCGCGGCTACGCCGACGGGGTGCACGACACGCTGACCGAGGTCGCCGGCGAGGAGCCCGACTCCGAGAGCTGA
- the groL gene encoding chaperonin GroEL (60 kDa chaperone family; promotes refolding of misfolded polypeptides especially under stressful conditions; forms two stacked rings of heptamers to form a barrel-shaped 14mer; ends can be capped by GroES; misfolded proteins enter the barrel where they are refolded when GroES binds), with protein sequence MAKILSFSDDARHLLEHGVNALADAVKVTLGPRGRNVVLDKKFGAPTITNDGVTIAKEIELTNPYENLGAQLVKEVATKTNDVAGDGTTTATVLAQAMVREGLRNVTAGANPAGLKRGIDAAATKVSEALLGRAVEVADKESIAHVATISAQDATIGELIAEAMERVGRDGVITVEEGSALHTELDVTEGLQFDKGFISPNFVTDAESQESVLEDPYILITTQKISAIEELLPLLEKVLQNSKPLLIIAEDVEGQALSTLVVNSIRKTLKVCAVKAPGFGDRRKAMLQDMAILTGAELVAPELGYKLDQVGLEVLGTARRVVIDKENTTVVDGGGQSSEVADRVAQIRKEIEASDSDWDREKLAERLAKLSGGIAVIKVGAATEVEMKERKHRIEDAIAATKAAVEEGTVPGGGAALAQILPVLDDDLGFTGDEKVGVSIVRKALVEPLRWIAQNAGHDGYVVVQKVIGKEWGHGLDAAVGEYVDLAKSGIVDPVKVTRNAVTNAASIAGLLLTTESLVVEKPEKAEPAAAGGHGHGHGHQHGPGF encoded by the coding sequence ATGGCGAAGATCCTGAGCTTCTCGGACGACGCCCGGCACCTGCTCGAGCACGGTGTCAACGCCCTCGCGGACGCGGTCAAGGTCACCCTCGGCCCGCGCGGGCGCAACGTCGTCCTGGACAAGAAATTCGGTGCGCCCACGATCACCAACGACGGCGTGACCATCGCCAAGGAGATCGAGCTCACCAACCCCTACGAGAACCTCGGTGCGCAGCTGGTCAAGGAGGTGGCGACCAAGACCAACGACGTCGCCGGCGACGGGACCACCACCGCCACCGTGCTGGCCCAGGCGATGGTCCGCGAGGGCCTGCGAAACGTGACGGCCGGCGCCAACCCGGCCGGCCTCAAGCGGGGCATCGACGCGGCGGCCACCAAGGTCTCCGAGGCGCTGCTCGGCCGTGCGGTCGAGGTCGCCGACAAGGAGTCGATCGCGCACGTCGCGACGATCTCCGCGCAGGACGCCACGATCGGCGAGCTGATCGCCGAGGCGATGGAGCGGGTCGGCCGCGACGGTGTCATCACCGTCGAGGAGGGCTCCGCCCTGCACACCGAGCTGGACGTGACCGAGGGTCTCCAGTTCGACAAGGGCTTCATCTCGCCGAACTTCGTCACCGACGCGGAGTCGCAGGAGTCGGTCCTGGAGGACCCGTACATCCTGATCACCACGCAGAAGATCTCGGCGATCGAGGAGCTGCTGCCGCTGCTGGAGAAGGTCCTCCAGAACAGCAAGCCGCTGCTGATCATCGCCGAGGACGTCGAGGGCCAGGCGCTGTCGACCCTGGTGGTCAACTCGATCCGCAAGACCCTCAAGGTCTGCGCGGTCAAGGCCCCCGGCTTCGGCGACCGCCGCAAGGCGATGCTCCAGGACATGGCGATCCTCACCGGCGCCGAGCTGGTCGCCCCTGAGCTGGGCTACAAGCTCGACCAGGTGGGCCTGGAGGTGCTCGGCACCGCCCGGCGCGTGGTGATCGACAAGGAGAACACCACGGTCGTCGACGGTGGTGGCCAGTCGAGCGAGGTCGCCGACCGGGTCGCGCAGATCCGCAAGGAGATCGAGGCCTCGGACTCCGACTGGGACCGGGAGAAGCTCGCCGAGCGGCTGGCCAAGCTGTCCGGCGGCATCGCGGTCATCAAGGTCGGTGCCGCGACCGAGGTCGAGATGAAGGAGCGCAAGCACCGCATCGAGGACGCCATCGCGGCGACCAAGGCCGCGGTCGAGGAGGGCACCGTCCCCGGCGGTGGCGCCGCCCTGGCGCAGATCCTGCCGGTGCTCGACGACGACCTCGGCTTCACCGGTGACGAGAAGGTCGGCGTCTCGATCGTGCGCAAGGCGCTGGTCGAGCCGCTGCGCTGGATCGCGCAGAACGCCGGCCACGACGGCTACGTCGTGGTGCAGAAGGTCATCGGCAAGGAGTGGGGCCACGGCCTCGACGCCGCCGTCGGCGAGTACGTCGACCTGGCGAAGTCCGGCATCGTCGACCCGGTGAAGGTGACCCGCAACGCGGTCACCAACGCCGCGTCGATCGCCGGCCTGCTGCTCACCACGGAGAGCCTCGTGGTGGAGAAGCCGGAGAAGGCCGAGCCGGCCGCCGCCGGTGGGCACGGCCACGGTCACGGCCACCAGCACGGCCCGGGTTTCTGA
- a CDS encoding WhiB family transcriptional regulator, with product MSNVRRLPGPIVDLWDWQRLGACRGRDSAQFFHPDGERGSSRLRRESGAKSVCRACPVRAECAAHALAVREPYGVWGGFSESERLRLLAVGWEDVADRRQSRVDVARLEARLGQPHRSTVPAQRKIA from the coding sequence ATGTCGAACGTACGCAGACTGCCCGGACCCATCGTCGACCTCTGGGACTGGCAGCGGCTCGGTGCCTGCCGGGGCCGGGACAGCGCGCAGTTCTTCCACCCGGACGGCGAGCGCGGCTCGTCCCGCCTACGCCGGGAGTCCGGTGCGAAGTCCGTCTGCCGCGCCTGCCCGGTCCGGGCCGAGTGCGCCGCACACGCCCTCGCCGTCCGTGAGCCGTACGGCGTGTGGGGCGGTTTCAGCGAGTCGGAGCGGCTGCGGCTGCTCGCCGTCGGCTGGGAGGACGTGGCCGACCGCCGCCAGAGCCGGGTCGACGTGGCCCGGCTGGAGGCCCGCCTGGGCCAGCCGCACCGGTCGACCGTCCCCGCCCAGCGCAAGATCGCCTGA